In Nomia melanderi isolate GNS246 chromosome 5, iyNomMela1, whole genome shotgun sequence, a single genomic region encodes these proteins:
- the LOC116424778 gene encoding SID1 transmembrane family member 1 isoform X4: protein MQTARINVESNATHNLPLIVVVRGKKETLSWQIPLVVNSMYFNELTYNKTSRTLCSTKDYQNAQGDTEEFVTISLSTASYNNISFKLNVTEDFHFYLRLGENRSIAISPSEPIFFGYTFPEHAESSSVIVHVTSESDVCMTVSVQNTSCPVFDLERNIEFTGVWQTVNRQGGITVPREAYPLGFFVVLVVKGDDTDCFGSPNMISLRNKNVMLKIIDGITKQDYLIASMVAISIIFSFCIIYVVGVVVLKIKEGRKISRELYSSQETENIDEPMPSPSTIEEIGPHQSVIEEDSSLEEDDIDLLEDALSDKEVIRTKLVLSVCDLARKDPKILRHKSKLYLYYLGTVAIFYTLPAVQLVITYQKVLQVTGNQDMCYYNFLCAHPFQQLSDFNHVFSNFGYVILGLLFIFLTHSREHNELEKEKNKCYGIPQHYGLFYAMGTALIMEGILSGSYHVCPNSSNFQFDTSFMYIIAVLCMIKIYQTRHPDINARAPITFGILALIIFIGLMGVLNGSIFFWVTFTIAHLSICLFLTIQIYYMGRWRWYGFRGIITRMIQNCRYDLRIGIGHLFRPLYLGRFIMLVVANLCNVGLAVFGNITHEKNFATFLLAILMSNLILYTLFYIVMKVCVDIRILQSIHILKELIAFIFQKCHKERILLQPLMYIILSIIFWAAAMYFFINKTISWALTPAQSRLYNKPCMFLSFFDSHDIWHFLSAFAMFFSFMVLLTLDDDLVDVHRSQIPVF, encoded by the exons AAGAAAGAAACTCTGTCATGGCAAATTCCTCTTGTTGTAAATAgcatgtattttaatgaattaacttATAATAAAACCAGTCGCACACTGTGTTCGACGAAAGATTATCAGAATGCTCAAGGAGACACAGAAGAGTTTGTTACTATTAGTTTATCTACTGCtagttacaataatatttcattcaagcTTAACGTAACAGAAGATTTTCATTTCTACTTGAG atTAGGAGAAAATAGGTCAATAGCAATTTCACCATCCGAACCTATATTTTTTGGTTATACCTTTCCGGAGCATGCAGAAAGTTCCTCTGTGATTGTCCATGTTACATCTGAAAGTGACGTTTGTATGACAGTTTCAGTACAAAATACATCG TGTCCTGTATTCGATTTAgaaagaaacattgaatttaCCGGTGTTTGGCAAACTGTAAATCGACAAGGGGGTATTACTGTGCCA AGGGAAGCATATCCATTGGGCTTTTTTGTTGTGCTAGTAGTAAAGGGTGATGATACTGATTGTTTTGGATCACCCAATATGATCTCTTTAAGAAATAAGAATGTGATGCTAAAAATAATTGATGGTATTACCAAACAAGATTATCTTATAGCATCAATGGTAGCAATAtccattatttttagtttttgtaTTATCTATGTTGTGGGTGTAGtggtattaaaaattaaagaaggCAGGAAAATTTCCCGTGAGTTGTACAGCAGTCAAGAAACCGAAAACATTGATGAACCCATGCCAAGTCCTTCAACCATAGAAGAG attGGGCCGCATCAGTCTGTGATCGAAGAAGATTCTTCATTAGAGGAAGATGATATTGATTTACTGGAAGATGCTCTTTCCGATAAAGAAGTAATACGAACGAAACTAGTGCTTTCAGTTTGCGATTTAGCACGCAAAGATCCAAAGATTCTTAGACAtaaatctaaattatatttatattatttaggaACGGTTGCTATTTTTTATACTTTGCCTGCCGTGCAACTGGTTATAACATATCAGAAAGTACTTCAGGTTACTGGAAATCAGGATAtgtgttattataattttctttgtgcTCATCCATTTCAACAGTTGTCGGATTTCAATCATGTATTTTCCAATTTCGGATATGTAATATTaggtcttttatttatttttttgacaCATTCTCGAGAACATAAtgaattggaaaaagaaaaaaataaatgctATGGCATACCCCAACATTATGGATTATTTTATGCAATGGGCACTGCACTCATTATGGAAGGTATACTCTCAGGAAGTTACCATGTATGTCCAAATAGCAGCAATTTTCAATTCG ACACCAGTTTTATGTACATCATAGCAGTGCTTTGCATGATCAAAATTTATCAAACTCGTCACCCTGATATAAATGCTCGAGCACCAATCACATTCGGTATTCTGGCTTTAATCATATTCATTGGATTAATGGGTGTTCTGAACGGGTCAATTTTTTTTTGGGTCACATTTACAATTGCACATTTGTCAATTTGTTTGTTTCTaacaattcaaatttattatatggGACGGTGGAGATGGTATGGATTCAGAGGTATTATTACAAGGATGATACAG AACTGCAGATACGACCTACGTATAGGAATTGGACATTTATTTCGACCGTTATATTTGGGACGATTTATAATGCTTGTGGTAGCAAATTTATGTAACGTTGGTCTCGCAGTATTTGGAAATATAACTCATGAGAAAAATTTTGCAACGTTCTTATTAGCTATACTAATgtctaatttaattttgtatacccttttttatattgtaatgaaGGTATGTGTAGATATTCGAATACTTCAAAGCATCCATATACTGAAGGAGTTAATTGCttttatatttcagaaatgTCATAAAGAGCGGATTCTTCTTCAACcattaatgtatattattttatcgattatatTTTGGGCTGCTGCTATGTACTTTTTTATCAACAAAACAATTTCATGGGCGCTTACTCCAGCACAGTCTCGTCTTTATAATAAACCTTGTATGTTTCTAAGCTTCTTCGATAGTCATGATATTTGGCATTTTCTGTCTGCCTTTGCAATGTTCTTCTCATTCATGGTTCTGCTTACCCTAGACGACGATCTTGTCGATGTACACCGAAGTCAAATACCAGTCTTTTAA